In one window of Paraflavitalea soli DNA:
- the mgtA gene encoding magnesium-translocating P-type ATPase — protein sequence MEIFWDRSGEEAIQQLSTSTSGLSLEEADIRLKEYGPNSMGSRTKMPGIVLFLAQFKSPVTILLVAASCLSIILGDLSDAAIILFIIFISSGLGYWQERGAANAINELLKMVQLKCLLLRNGTATEQPVERLVPGDIVILSAGDIIPGDCLLLESNSLFIDEATFTGETYPVEKMPCILPANTPLAGRTNALFMGSYVISGKATALIVKTGRQTELGKISGSLRLKKPETDFEKGIRHFGYLLMEITLVLVFCIFAINILLHKPALDSFLFSLALAVGLTPQLLPAIVSVNLAVGARAMARKRVIVKRLSAIENFGSMNILCSDKTGTITQGKVVVKDALDLAGNHSPKTLRLGWLNASFQQGFQNPLDQAICNNWQGSLAGICVEAEIPYDFIRKRLTIQVADKEDHYAITKGALQCVIDICNRVETADGQIVALADQLDVVLEKYEALSKEGLRVLGVAYKPMKPGTLVSRQEETDMIFIGFITLYDPPKDGIVETIGQLRDAGVQLKLITGDNALVAESLARQIGIAAPVVLTGAQLRSLSDRALLQQVSHTDIFAALEPNQKERIIVFLKRAGHVVGFLGDGINDAPALHAADVGISVDTAVDVARQAADIVLLDHDLNTLLTGVIEGRKTFANTMKYIFMATSANFGNMFSMAGASLFLGFLPLLPKQLLITNLLTDFPEMAIAYDRVDAAALRKPLHWDLGFIKRFMIVFGLLSSVFDYLTFFVLLYLLDMNEAQFQTGWFVESVISAALIVLVVRTRRSFLKNLPGKALSLATGLLVLLVPFIPFLPFAGLLGFTRLSAPVYGWLLLVIVAYILSAEMVKHLFYRKKVPFLHRPSSA from the coding sequence GTGGAAATATTTTGGGATCGTTCAGGGGAAGAAGCTATTCAGCAACTTTCGACATCCACCTCCGGCTTGTCACTGGAAGAGGCAGACATTCGACTGAAGGAATACGGTCCGAATTCGATGGGCTCCCGTACCAAAATGCCAGGCATTGTCCTGTTCCTGGCACAGTTCAAAAGTCCGGTCACCATATTGCTGGTGGCTGCCTCCTGTTTGTCGATCATCCTGGGCGATCTTTCAGATGCAGCCATTATCCTGTTCATCATTTTCATCAGCAGTGGCCTTGGTTACTGGCAGGAACGGGGTGCGGCCAATGCCATTAATGAGCTGCTGAAAATGGTACAGCTAAAATGCCTTTTGCTGCGTAATGGAACAGCCACTGAGCAACCGGTGGAAAGATTGGTCCCTGGCGATATTGTCATCTTGTCGGCAGGTGATATCATCCCCGGTGATTGCCTCCTATTGGAAAGTAATAGCCTCTTTATAGATGAAGCCACTTTCACAGGGGAAACCTACCCAGTTGAAAAGATGCCCTGCATTTTGCCGGCAAATACTCCATTGGCAGGAAGAACCAATGCACTGTTCATGGGTTCCTACGTAATAAGTGGAAAGGCCACTGCACTGATAGTCAAAACGGGCAGGCAAACGGAACTCGGTAAAATATCGGGCAGCCTGCGTTTGAAAAAGCCCGAAACGGACTTTGAAAAGGGGATTCGGCATTTTGGTTACCTGCTCATGGAGATCACCCTGGTGCTTGTGTTTTGCATATTTGCCATCAATATCCTGTTACACAAACCAGCGCTCGATTCATTCTTATTCTCGCTGGCGCTTGCAGTAGGTCTTACGCCGCAACTGCTGCCGGCTATAGTGAGTGTGAACCTGGCGGTAGGCGCCAGGGCCATGGCCCGAAAACGGGTGATTGTTAAACGCTTGTCTGCCATCGAAAACTTTGGCAGTATGAATATCCTTTGCTCCGACAAAACGGGCACGATCACACAAGGAAAGGTAGTAGTAAAGGATGCCTTGGACCTCGCTGGTAATCATTCCCCGAAAACTCTCCGGCTCGGCTGGCTCAATGCCAGTTTTCAGCAGGGTTTTCAGAATCCGCTCGATCAGGCTATCTGCAACAACTGGCAGGGATCGCTGGCAGGGATATGTGTGGAAGCAGAAATACCCTATGATTTTATACGCAAAAGACTTACTATACAGGTGGCAGATAAAGAAGATCATTATGCCATTACCAAAGGCGCGCTGCAGTGTGTAATTGATATTTGTAACAGGGTCGAAACAGCTGATGGGCAAATTGTAGCCCTGGCAGATCAGTTGGATGTTGTATTGGAAAAATATGAAGCATTGAGTAAGGAAGGACTGCGGGTGCTGGGGGTAGCCTACAAGCCTATGAAGCCTGGCACATTGGTATCCAGGCAAGAGGAAACGGATATGATCTTTATAGGTTTTATTACCTTATATGATCCTCCCAAAGATGGGATCGTGGAAACAATTGGTCAGTTGCGGGACGCCGGGGTGCAACTGAAATTGATTACGGGCGACAATGCGCTGGTGGCCGAAAGTCTCGCCCGGCAGATTGGTATAGCGGCACCGGTAGTACTTACGGGCGCACAACTCCGGAGCCTGAGCGACAGGGCTTTGCTCCAGCAGGTGAGTCATACGGATATTTTTGCAGCGCTTGAACCCAATCAAAAGGAGCGCATTATCGTTTTCCTGAAGAGAGCCGGACATGTGGTAGGTTTTTTAGGAGATGGCATCAACGATGCCCCTGCGCTACATGCCGCAGATGTAGGTATATCGGTGGACACTGCGGTGGATGTGGCAAGGCAGGCAGCAGACATTGTATTACTGGACCACGACCTCAATACCCTTTTGACAGGCGTTATTGAAGGACGAAAGACCTTTGCCAATACTATGAAGTACATCTTCATGGCTACCAGTGCTAATTTTGGCAACATGTTCAGCATGGCAGGGGCGTCGCTGTTCCTGGGATTTCTGCCGCTTTTACCCAAACAATTATTAATTACCAATCTGTTGACGGATTTTCCTGAAATGGCCATTGCTTATGATAGAGTAGATGCAGCGGCCCTCAGGAAACCCCTGCACTGGGACCTGGGGTTTATTAAACGGTTTATGATCGTATTTGGATTGCTCAGTTCGGTATTCGATTACCTTACCTTTTTCGTATTACTGTACCTCCTGGACATGAACGAAGCGCAATTCCAAACAGGGTGGTTTGTGGAATCCGTTATATCTGCAGCGCTCATAGTACTGGTTGTACGTACGCGGCGCTCCTTTCTTAAAAATCTGCCGGGCAAA
- a CDS encoding MlaD family protein has translation MAKQSVNHIKLGLFVLAGILFLIIMLYLIGKNQDLFSSTFVLKTRYGNVQGLVPGNNVRYAGIEAGTVRRIAVLNDTLVEVVMIVQNKMRPFIRKNAVTSIGTDGLMGNKVINIVASREAAGTVTAGDVLASQETFATDDILRTLNKTSKDIAVVAENLKTTVVRINNSTAIWQLLNDKEVPDDIRAAAAHVKLATLRAADMMTDLNKMVSDIKAGRGSLGRIVNDTVLAVKLEATIDRINGLGADASRLAGMLNETVSGLRQDMDHGKGPANALLKDSAMVIKLNNSLDNIEKGTDGFNQNMEALKHNFLFRGYFRKLEKQRQKAGKAIVKQK, from the coding sequence ATGGCAAAGCAATCTGTAAATCATATTAAGCTTGGGCTATTTGTATTGGCAGGGATATTATTCCTCATCATTATGCTGTACCTGATCGGGAAAAACCAGGACCTTTTTAGTTCCACTTTTGTACTTAAAACACGTTATGGGAATGTGCAGGGACTGGTGCCTGGCAATAATGTGCGATATGCCGGTATTGAAGCAGGCACTGTGCGCAGGATAGCGGTACTCAACGATACGCTGGTGGAAGTAGTAATGATCGTACAAAACAAAATGAGACCCTTTATCCGAAAAAACGCGGTAACCTCTATCGGCACGGACGGACTGATGGGCAATAAAGTGATCAATATTGTGGCATCGCGGGAAGCAGCAGGCACGGTAACTGCGGGCGATGTATTGGCCAGCCAGGAAACCTTTGCTACTGATGACATATTAAGGACGCTCAACAAGACCAGCAAGGATATTGCGGTAGTAGCGGAAAATCTCAAGACCACTGTAGTCCGGATCAACAACAGTACAGCCATTTGGCAATTACTCAATGATAAGGAGGTGCCGGACGATATACGTGCTGCAGCCGCTCACGTGAAACTGGCTACCCTGCGGGCTGCAGACATGATGACTGATCTCAATAAGATGGTGTCCGACATCAAAGCGGGCAGGGGCTCGCTTGGCCGGATCGTAAATGATACAGTATTGGCAGTTAAACTGGAAGCAACCATCGACCGGATCAATGGGCTGGGGGCGGATGCCAGCCGGTTGGCCGGTATGCTGAACGAAACGGTATCGGGCCTGCGGCAGGACATGGACCACGGCAAAGGCCCCGCCAATGCCTTGCTCAAAGATTCGGCCATGGTAATCAAACTCAACAATAGCCTGGACAATATTGAAAAAGGCACGGATGGGTTCAATCAAAACATGGAAGCGCTCAAACACAATTTCCTCTTCCGTGGCTATTTCCGCAAGCTGGAAAAACAACGGCAAAAAGCCGGAAAAGCTATAGTGAAGCAAAAATAA